One region of Calditrichota bacterium genomic DNA includes:
- a CDS encoding 4Fe-4S binding protein: MFRAKFKEAVICFSNPRVTLPYPFGPGAELPEGFRGKITVDQTRCIACGGCANVCPSRLIRFYDEGERTRMEFILDRCTYCGRCAEVCPEHAITMTLEFENSTDHKEDLYIEQELYMATCARCGRCFETENAIDKIPVRRHREGRNFVGPSMPHGGPRARQRE, translated from the coding sequence ATGTTCAGAGCCAAGTTCAAAGAAGCGGTGATCTGTTTTTCGAACCCTCGCGTCACCTTGCCCTATCCGTTCGGGCCTGGGGCGGAGCTGCCTGAGGGATTTCGTGGCAAGATCACTGTTGATCAGACGCGCTGCATCGCGTGTGGTGGTTGCGCTAACGTCTGCCCTTCGCGGTTGATACGCTTCTACGACGAGGGCGAGCGCACGCGCATGGAGTTCATTCTGGATCGGTGTACCTATTGTGGCCGGTGCGCAGAAGTGTGCCCTGAGCACGCTATCACCATGACGTTAGAATTCGAGAACAGCACAGACCACAAGGAAGACCTGTACATTGAGCAGGAACTCTACATGGCGACCTGTGCGCGGTGCGGCCGCTGCTTTGAGACGGAGAACGCCATCGACAAGATCCCGGTGAGGCGCCACCGCGAGGGGCGGAACTTCGTTGGT